A DNA window from Coffea arabica cultivar ET-39 chromosome 6c, Coffea Arabica ET-39 HiFi, whole genome shotgun sequence contains the following coding sequences:
- the LOC140008693 gene encoding peptidyl-prolyl cis-trans isomerase FKBP62-like has translation MDTTEKLEACQRKKSNGNAPFKAGRFELASKKYGKEFPDTKLPSKSPSRNSNNPKSWQQFLEVDPCSVEALFRRSQAYLRTSDLEKAEGDIMRALAIDPNNREVRLDYQELKGKKRQYIRHEG, from the exons aTGGACACAACAGAAAAGTTGGAAGCTTGTCAAAGAAAGAAGAGTAATGGGAATGCACCATTCAAAGCTGGGAGATTCGAGCTTGCATCGAAGAAGTATGGAAAGGAAT TCCCCGACACTAAGCTGCCTAGTAAATCCCCCTCTCGTAATTCCAATAACCCTAAGTCATGGCAACAGTTTCTAGAAGTAGATCCATGCAGTGTGGAAGCTCTCTTTAGAAGGTCACAAGCATACCTAAGAACATCTGATCTGGAAAAAGCTGAGGGTGATATCATGCGAGCACTTGCAATAGATCCAAACAACAG AGAAGTGAGGCTCGATTACCAGGAGCTGAAAGGCAAGAAAAGGCAATATATTCGGCATGAAGGCTGA
- the LOC113693174 gene encoding uncharacterized protein: MEVRMALMVGILPIVGVLLWFWNDIWFAIPVRLRGVADGTELPAGYMGIPFLGEMCTFLWNVQNSPLGCTVHACFPSLNKLVLQSPALFSQQWPFAELLGTDSIIGCQGAEHARLKNFVVKAINKPDAPHRVALMVQPASLVPSDPGHKGSEL; the protein is encoded by the exons ATGGAAGTGCGGATGGCTTTAATGGTTGGAATTTTACCAATAGTGGGAGTGCTCTTATGGTTTTGGAATGACATCTGGTTTGCTATTCCCGTTAGGCTTCGGGGCGTTGCCGATGGCACAGAGCTTCCAGCTGGTTACATGGGCATTCCATTCTTGGGAGAAATGTGCACGTTTCTCTG GAATGTTCAGAACTCGCCTCTTGGGTGCACCGTCCATGCTTGCTTCCCATCACTGAACAAACTTGTTTTGCAATCACCTGCTCTATTCAGCCAACAATGGCCTTTTGCTGAACTTTTAGGCACTGATTCCATTATTGGATGTCAAGGCGCAGAACATGCTAGGCTCAAAAACTTTGTCGTAAAAGCCATCAATAAGCCTGATGCTCCCCACAGGGTGGCCCTTATGGTCCAGCCCGCATCATTAGTGCCCTCCGATCCTGGGCACAAAGGGTCAGAATTGTAG